In Brassica rapa cultivar Chiifu-401-42 chromosome A06, CAAS_Brap_v3.01, whole genome shotgun sequence, a single window of DNA contains:
- the LOC103827640 gene encoding putative MO25-like protein At5g47540 has protein sequence MKGLFKSKPRTPSDLVRQTRDLFLYISLPDSKVVMAELSRNIRDMKSILYGNSEAEPVAEACAQLTQEFFREDTLRLLITCLPKLNLETRKDATQVVANLQRQQVNSKLIASDYLEANLDLMDVLIEGFENTDLALHYGAMFRECIRHQIVAKYVLESEHVKKFFDYIQLPNFDIAADAAATFKELLTRHKSTVAEFLTNNEDWFFADYNSKLLESSNYITRRQAIKLLGDILLDRSNSAVMTKYVSSRDNLRILMNLLRESSKSIQIEAFHVFKLFVANQNKPADIVNILVANRSKLLRLLADLKPDKEDERFEADKSQVLREIAALEPQDLA, from the exons ATGAAGGGGCTTTTCAAGTCCAAGCCTCGGACTCCCTCTGACCTCGTCCGACAGACGCGCGATCTCTTTCTCTACATCTCTCTCCCTGATTCCAAGGTGGTGATGGCGGAGCTGAGCAGGAACATTCGTGATATGAAGTCCATTCTCTATGGCAACAGCGAGGCTGAGCCTGTGGCTGAAGCTTGTGCTCAGTTGACTCAAGAGTTCTTTAGAGAGGATACTCTTCGTCTCTTGATTACTTGTCTCCCTAAACTCAACCTCGag ACGAGGAAAGATGCTACACAAGTTGTTGCTAATCTGCAGAGGCAGCAAGTCAATTCTAAGTTGATTGCTTCTGATTATCTTGAAGCCAATCTTGATCTCATGGATGTTTTGATAGAGGG CTTTGAGAACACGGACCTGGCTTTGCATTACGGTGCTATGTTTAGGGAGTGCATCCGCCATCAGATTGTTGCCAA GTATGTTTTGGAGTCGGAGCATGTGAAGAAGTTCTTCGATTACATACAGCTTCCTAATTTCGACATTGCTGCCGATGCAGCTGCAACTTTTAAG GAACTGTTAACTAGGCATAAGTCTACTGTTGCCGAGTTTCTCACCAATAATGAAGACTGG TTTTTCGCGGACTACAACTCAAAGCTTCTTGAATCAAGTAATTATATAACCAGACGGCAAGCTATCAAG TTGTTGGGTGATATATTACTGGATCGATCAAATTCAGCTGTGATGACTAAATATGTGAGCTCAAGGGATAACTTGAGGATTCTCATGAATCTTCTGAGA GAGTCCAGCAAGAGCATCCAGATAGAAGCATTCCATGTTTTCAAG CTGTTTGTGGCGAACCAAAACAAGCCTGCAGATATAGTCAACATTCTGGTGGCAAACAGGAGCAAGCTTCTGAGATTGTTGGCTGATTTAAAACCAGACAAAG AGGACGAGAGGTTTGAAGCAGACAAAAGTCAGGTCTTGAGAGAAATTGCAGCCCTTGAGCCGCAAGATCTTGCTTGA
- the LOC103827641 gene encoding ras-related protein RABA5a, with the protein MAFHSEDDKSEDYLFKIVLIGDSAVGKSNLLARFARDEFYPNSKSTIGVEFQTQKMDINGKEIKAQIWDTAGQERFRAVTSAYYRGAVGALLVYDISRQQTFQSIGRWLNELHTHSDMNVVTILVGNKSDLKDIREVPTSEGKALAEAQGLFFMETSALDSSNVAAAFETVVKEIYNILSRKVMSSQELNKQDPASLSNGKKVVIPSDELLIPSKKGGCCST; encoded by the exons ATGGCTTTTCATTCTGAGGACGACAAGAGTGAAGACTACCTCTTCAAGATTGTTCTCATTGGTGACTCTGCAGTCGGGAAATCGAACTTGCTCGCAAGATTCGCTAGGGACGAGTTCTATCCCAACTCAAAGTCGACCATTGGAGTGGAGTTTCAGACGCAGAAGATGGATATCAACGGGAAGGAGATCAAAGCACAGATATGGGACACTGCAGGTCAAGAACGTTTCAGAGCAGTCACTTCTGCTTATTACAGAGGTGCTGTTGGAGCTCTTCTTGTTTACGACATCAGCAGACAGCAGACTTTTCAGAGCATTGGTAGATGGCTTAACGAGCTGCACA CACACTCTGACATGAACGTTGTGACGATCTTGGTGGGGAACAAGTCGGATCTGAAGGACATAAGGGAAGTGCCAACATCGGAAGGGAAGGCGTTGGCGGAAGCGCAGGGACTTTTCTTTATGGAGACATCGGCGCTGGACTCGTCAAATGTTGCAGCTGCGTTTGAGACGGTTGTGAAGGAGATATACAACATATTGAGCAGGAAAGTGATGAGCTCACAGGAGCTGAACAAGCAAGATCCTGCCTCGCTCAGCAATGGGAAGAAAGTTGTGATTCCATCTGATGAACTATTGATTCCATCCAAGAAAGGTGGTTGTTGTTCTACGTGA
- the LOC103827643 gene encoding phosphatidylinositol/phosphatidylcholine transfer protein SFH11 isoform X5 — protein MQETEVSVRDIHISDGSEEEDSMHEQQNSNNEQMVEAFRNLLLLHGQLPAKHGDSNTLLRFLKMRDFDLGKAKDAFLSYMKWRVDSKVDLISKEFKYEEYGEVKKHYPHGFHKVDKSGRPIYIERLGMVDLNAFSKATTIERYVKYHIKEQEKTLSLRYPACSIASEKHVSSTTTILDVSGLGMSNFSKSARSLFMEIQKIDSNYYPETLHRLFVVNANSGFRMLWLALKTFLDARTLAKVQVLGPNYLGELLEAIDPSNLPTFLGGNCTCSDRGGCLFSDEGPWNDPNIKAKIQETFTMGDADSEEHTMDKVSENASTNQKEDSGKNMITLKKYASLRDAVKEAQKRIEMLEMSLHETKRAMNGLAEIIETIKPNQTETTNSQMQTGLDRKPIDDKCNHVWSQSVTHATARVIDY, from the exons ATGCAAGAAACAGAGGTGAGTGTCAGAGACATACACATATCTGATGGTTCCGAAGAAGAAGATTCAATGCACGAACAGCAAAACTCAAACAATGAACAAATGGTTGAAGCGTTTCGTAACTTGCTTCTCCTCCACGGCCAGTTACCTGCAAAGCACGGAGATTCCAATACACTTCTCAG GTTTCTAAAGATGAGGGATTTTGATTTGGGGAAAGCCAAAGATGCGTTTTTGAGTTACATGAAGTGGCGTGTTGATTCTAAAGTGGATTTGATCTCTAAG GAGTTTAAGTATGAGGAGTACGGTGAAGTGAAGAAGCATTACCCTCATGGGTTTCATAAGGTAGACAAAAGTGGTAGGCCAATATACATAGAGAGGCTAGGGATGGTTGACTTGAACGCGTTTTCGAAAGCAACCACCATTGAGAGATATGTTAAGTATCATATCAAGGAGCAAGAGAAAACGCTGAGCTTGAGGTACCCGGCGTGTTCGATTGCTTCAGAGAAACATGTTTCATCTACCACAACGATCTTGGATGTTTCTGGATTG GGAATGTCAAACTTTTCGAAATCTGCAAGATCTCTCTTCATGGAGATTCAGAAGATAGACAGCAACTATTACCCTGAG ACGTTGCATCGCCTCTTCGTTGTGAATGCCAATTCTGGATTTCGGATGCTGTGGCTTGCACTCAAGACCTTTCTTGATGCTCGGACATTGGCCAAAGTTCAG GTGCTAGGACCCAACTACCTTGGAGAGCTACTTGAAGCAATAGATCCAAG CAACTTACCAACATTTCTTGGAGGAAACTGCACCTGTTCAGATCGTGGAGGGTGTCTTTTCAGTGATGAAGGACCCTGGAATGATCCAAACATCAAGGCAAAGATCCAG GAGACTTTCACAATGGGAGATGCTGATTCTGAGGAACATACTATGGATAAAGTCTCAGAAAATGCTTCAACCAATCAAAAA GAAGATTCAGGCAAGAACATGATTACTTTGAAGAAGTATGCTTCCCTGAGAGATGCTGTTAAGGAAGCACAGAAG AGAATTGAAATGTTAGAGATGTCACTTCATGAAACAAAAAGG GCCATGAATGGACTTGCGGAGATCATTGAGACCATTAAACCGAATCAAACCGAAACAACCAATAGCCAAATGCAAACCGGTTTAGATCGTAAGCCAATA GACGATAAATGCAATCATGTGTGGAGCCAATCTGTCACACATGCAACTGCACGTGTGATTGATTACTGA
- the LOC103827643 gene encoding phosphatidylinositol/phosphatidylcholine transfer protein SFH11 isoform X2, whose protein sequence is MQETEVSVRDIHISDGSEEEDSMHEQQNSNNEQMVEAFRNLLLLHGQLPAKHGDSNTLLRFLKMRDFDLGKAKDAFLSYMKWRVDSKVDLISKEFKYEEYGEVKKHYPHGFHKVDKSGRPIYIERLGMVDLNAFSKATTIERYVKYHIKEQEKTLSLRYPACSIASEKHVSSTTTILDVSGLGMSNFSKSARSLFMEIQKIDSNYYPETLHRLFVVNANSGFRMLWLALKTFLDARTLAKVQVLGPNYLGELLEAIDPSNLPTFLGGNCTCSDRGGCLFSDEGPWNDPNIKAKIQETFTMGDADSEEHTMDKVSENASTNQKEDSGKNMITLKKYASLRDAVKEAQKRIEMLEMSLHETKRAMNGLAEIIETIKPNQTETTNSQMQTGLDRKPIVRKMSGLS, encoded by the exons ATGCAAGAAACAGAGGTGAGTGTCAGAGACATACACATATCTGATGGTTCCGAAGAAGAAGATTCAATGCACGAACAGCAAAACTCAAACAATGAACAAATGGTTGAAGCGTTTCGTAACTTGCTTCTCCTCCACGGCCAGTTACCTGCAAAGCACGGAGATTCCAATACACTTCTCAG GTTTCTAAAGATGAGGGATTTTGATTTGGGGAAAGCCAAAGATGCGTTTTTGAGTTACATGAAGTGGCGTGTTGATTCTAAAGTGGATTTGATCTCTAAG GAGTTTAAGTATGAGGAGTACGGTGAAGTGAAGAAGCATTACCCTCATGGGTTTCATAAGGTAGACAAAAGTGGTAGGCCAATATACATAGAGAGGCTAGGGATGGTTGACTTGAACGCGTTTTCGAAAGCAACCACCATTGAGAGATATGTTAAGTATCATATCAAGGAGCAAGAGAAAACGCTGAGCTTGAGGTACCCGGCGTGTTCGATTGCTTCAGAGAAACATGTTTCATCTACCACAACGATCTTGGATGTTTCTGGATTG GGAATGTCAAACTTTTCGAAATCTGCAAGATCTCTCTTCATGGAGATTCAGAAGATAGACAGCAACTATTACCCTGAG ACGTTGCATCGCCTCTTCGTTGTGAATGCCAATTCTGGATTTCGGATGCTGTGGCTTGCACTCAAGACCTTTCTTGATGCTCGGACATTGGCCAAAGTTCAG GTGCTAGGACCCAACTACCTTGGAGAGCTACTTGAAGCAATAGATCCAAG CAACTTACCAACATTTCTTGGAGGAAACTGCACCTGTTCAGATCGTGGAGGGTGTCTTTTCAGTGATGAAGGACCCTGGAATGATCCAAACATCAAGGCAAAGATCCAG GAGACTTTCACAATGGGAGATGCTGATTCTGAGGAACATACTATGGATAAAGTCTCAGAAAATGCTTCAACCAATCAAAAA GAAGATTCAGGCAAGAACATGATTACTTTGAAGAAGTATGCTTCCCTGAGAGATGCTGTTAAGGAAGCACAGAAG AGAATTGAAATGTTAGAGATGTCACTTCATGAAACAAAAAGG GCCATGAATGGACTTGCGGAGATCATTGAGACCATTAAACCGAATCAAACCGAAACAACCAATAGCCAAATGCAAACCGGTTTAGATCGTAAGCCAATAGTTAGGAAAATGTCCGGTTTGAGCTGA
- the LOC103827643 gene encoding phosphatidylinositol/phosphatidylcholine transfer protein SFH11 isoform X1 has protein sequence MQETEVSVRDIHISDGSEEEDSMHEQQNSNNEQMVEAFRNLLLLHGQLPAKHGDSNTLLRFLKMRDFDLGKAKDAFLSYMKWRVDSKVDLISKEFKYEEYGEVKKHYPHGFHKVDKSGRPIYIERLGMVDLNAFSKATTIERYVKYHIKEQEKTLSLRYPACSIASEKHVSSTTTILDVSGLGMSNFSKSARSLFMEIQKIDSNYYPETLHRLFVVNANSGFRMLWLALKTFLDARTLAKVQVLGPNYLGELLEAIDPSNLPTFLGGNCTCSDRGGCLFSDEGPWNDPNIKAKIQFQYFQETFTMGDADSEEHTMDKVSENASTNQKEDSGKNMITLKKYASLRDAVKEAQKRIEMLEMSLHETKRAMNGLAEIIETIKPNQTETTNSQMQTGLDRKPIVRKMSGLS, from the exons ATGCAAGAAACAGAGGTGAGTGTCAGAGACATACACATATCTGATGGTTCCGAAGAAGAAGATTCAATGCACGAACAGCAAAACTCAAACAATGAACAAATGGTTGAAGCGTTTCGTAACTTGCTTCTCCTCCACGGCCAGTTACCTGCAAAGCACGGAGATTCCAATACACTTCTCAG GTTTCTAAAGATGAGGGATTTTGATTTGGGGAAAGCCAAAGATGCGTTTTTGAGTTACATGAAGTGGCGTGTTGATTCTAAAGTGGATTTGATCTCTAAG GAGTTTAAGTATGAGGAGTACGGTGAAGTGAAGAAGCATTACCCTCATGGGTTTCATAAGGTAGACAAAAGTGGTAGGCCAATATACATAGAGAGGCTAGGGATGGTTGACTTGAACGCGTTTTCGAAAGCAACCACCATTGAGAGATATGTTAAGTATCATATCAAGGAGCAAGAGAAAACGCTGAGCTTGAGGTACCCGGCGTGTTCGATTGCTTCAGAGAAACATGTTTCATCTACCACAACGATCTTGGATGTTTCTGGATTG GGAATGTCAAACTTTTCGAAATCTGCAAGATCTCTCTTCATGGAGATTCAGAAGATAGACAGCAACTATTACCCTGAG ACGTTGCATCGCCTCTTCGTTGTGAATGCCAATTCTGGATTTCGGATGCTGTGGCTTGCACTCAAGACCTTTCTTGATGCTCGGACATTGGCCAAAGTTCAG GTGCTAGGACCCAACTACCTTGGAGAGCTACTTGAAGCAATAGATCCAAG CAACTTACCAACATTTCTTGGAGGAAACTGCACCTGTTCAGATCGTGGAGGGTGTCTTTTCAGTGATGAAGGACCCTGGAATGATCCAAACATCAAGGCAAAGATCCAG TTTCAATATTTTCAGGAGACTTTCACAATGGGAGATGCTGATTCTGAGGAACATACTATGGATAAAGTCTCAGAAAATGCTTCAACCAATCAAAAA GAAGATTCAGGCAAGAACATGATTACTTTGAAGAAGTATGCTTCCCTGAGAGATGCTGTTAAGGAAGCACAGAAG AGAATTGAAATGTTAGAGATGTCACTTCATGAAACAAAAAGG GCCATGAATGGACTTGCGGAGATCATTGAGACCATTAAACCGAATCAAACCGAAACAACCAATAGCCAAATGCAAACCGGTTTAGATCGTAAGCCAATAGTTAGGAAAATGTCCGGTTTGAGCTGA
- the LOC103827643 gene encoding phosphatidylinositol/phosphatidylcholine transfer protein SFH11 isoform X3: MQETEVSVRDIHISDGSEEEDSMHEQQNSNNEQMVEAFRNLLLLHGQLPAKHGDSNTLLRFLKMRDFDLGKAKDAFLSYMKWRVDSKVDLISKEFKYEEYGEVKKHYPHGFHKVDKSGRPIYIERLGMVDLNAFSKATTIERYVKYHIKEQEKTLSLRYPACSIASEKHVSSTTTILDVSGLGMSNFSKSARSLFMEIQKIDSNYYPETLHRLFVVNANSGFRMLWLALKTFLDARTLAKVQVLGPNYLGELLEAIDPSNLPTFLGGNCTCSDRGGCLFSDEGPWNDPNIKAKIQFQYFQETFTMGDADSEEHTMDKVSENASTNQKEDSGKNMITLKKYASLRDAVKEAQKVWLVLAEN; encoded by the exons ATGCAAGAAACAGAGGTGAGTGTCAGAGACATACACATATCTGATGGTTCCGAAGAAGAAGATTCAATGCACGAACAGCAAAACTCAAACAATGAACAAATGGTTGAAGCGTTTCGTAACTTGCTTCTCCTCCACGGCCAGTTACCTGCAAAGCACGGAGATTCCAATACACTTCTCAG GTTTCTAAAGATGAGGGATTTTGATTTGGGGAAAGCCAAAGATGCGTTTTTGAGTTACATGAAGTGGCGTGTTGATTCTAAAGTGGATTTGATCTCTAAG GAGTTTAAGTATGAGGAGTACGGTGAAGTGAAGAAGCATTACCCTCATGGGTTTCATAAGGTAGACAAAAGTGGTAGGCCAATATACATAGAGAGGCTAGGGATGGTTGACTTGAACGCGTTTTCGAAAGCAACCACCATTGAGAGATATGTTAAGTATCATATCAAGGAGCAAGAGAAAACGCTGAGCTTGAGGTACCCGGCGTGTTCGATTGCTTCAGAGAAACATGTTTCATCTACCACAACGATCTTGGATGTTTCTGGATTG GGAATGTCAAACTTTTCGAAATCTGCAAGATCTCTCTTCATGGAGATTCAGAAGATAGACAGCAACTATTACCCTGAG ACGTTGCATCGCCTCTTCGTTGTGAATGCCAATTCTGGATTTCGGATGCTGTGGCTTGCACTCAAGACCTTTCTTGATGCTCGGACATTGGCCAAAGTTCAG GTGCTAGGACCCAACTACCTTGGAGAGCTACTTGAAGCAATAGATCCAAG CAACTTACCAACATTTCTTGGAGGAAACTGCACCTGTTCAGATCGTGGAGGGTGTCTTTTCAGTGATGAAGGACCCTGGAATGATCCAAACATCAAGGCAAAGATCCAG TTTCAATATTTTCAGGAGACTTTCACAATGGGAGATGCTGATTCTGAGGAACATACTATGGATAAAGTCTCAGAAAATGCTTCAACCAATCAAAAA GAAGATTCAGGCAAGAACATGATTACTTTGAAGAAGTATGCTTCCCTGAGAGATGCTGTTAAGGAAGCACAGAAG GTGTGGTTGGTTCTTGCAGAGAATTGA
- the LOC103827643 gene encoding phosphatidylinositol/phosphatidylcholine transfer protein SFH11 isoform X4 — MQETEVSVRDIHISDGSEEEDSMHEQQNSNNEQMVEAFRNLLLLHGQLPAKHGDSNTLLRFLKMRDFDLGKAKDAFLSYMKWRVDSKVDLISKEFKYEEYGEVKKHYPHGFHKVDKSGRPIYIERLGMVDLNAFSKATTIERYVKYHIKEQEKTLSLRYPACSIASEKHVSSTTTILDVSGLGMSNFSKSARSLFMEIQKIDSNYYPETLHRLFVVNANSGFRMLWLALKTFLDARTLAKVQVLGPNYLGELLEAIDPSNLPTFLGGNCTCSDRGGCLFSDEGPWNDPNIKAKIQETFTMGDADSEEHTMDKVSENASTNQKEDSGKNMITLKKYASLRDAVKEAQKVWLVLAEN, encoded by the exons ATGCAAGAAACAGAGGTGAGTGTCAGAGACATACACATATCTGATGGTTCCGAAGAAGAAGATTCAATGCACGAACAGCAAAACTCAAACAATGAACAAATGGTTGAAGCGTTTCGTAACTTGCTTCTCCTCCACGGCCAGTTACCTGCAAAGCACGGAGATTCCAATACACTTCTCAG GTTTCTAAAGATGAGGGATTTTGATTTGGGGAAAGCCAAAGATGCGTTTTTGAGTTACATGAAGTGGCGTGTTGATTCTAAAGTGGATTTGATCTCTAAG GAGTTTAAGTATGAGGAGTACGGTGAAGTGAAGAAGCATTACCCTCATGGGTTTCATAAGGTAGACAAAAGTGGTAGGCCAATATACATAGAGAGGCTAGGGATGGTTGACTTGAACGCGTTTTCGAAAGCAACCACCATTGAGAGATATGTTAAGTATCATATCAAGGAGCAAGAGAAAACGCTGAGCTTGAGGTACCCGGCGTGTTCGATTGCTTCAGAGAAACATGTTTCATCTACCACAACGATCTTGGATGTTTCTGGATTG GGAATGTCAAACTTTTCGAAATCTGCAAGATCTCTCTTCATGGAGATTCAGAAGATAGACAGCAACTATTACCCTGAG ACGTTGCATCGCCTCTTCGTTGTGAATGCCAATTCTGGATTTCGGATGCTGTGGCTTGCACTCAAGACCTTTCTTGATGCTCGGACATTGGCCAAAGTTCAG GTGCTAGGACCCAACTACCTTGGAGAGCTACTTGAAGCAATAGATCCAAG CAACTTACCAACATTTCTTGGAGGAAACTGCACCTGTTCAGATCGTGGAGGGTGTCTTTTCAGTGATGAAGGACCCTGGAATGATCCAAACATCAAGGCAAAGATCCAG GAGACTTTCACAATGGGAGATGCTGATTCTGAGGAACATACTATGGATAAAGTCTCAGAAAATGCTTCAACCAATCAAAAA GAAGATTCAGGCAAGAACATGATTACTTTGAAGAAGTATGCTTCCCTGAGAGATGCTGTTAAGGAAGCACAGAAG GTGTGGTTGGTTCTTGCAGAGAATTGA
- the LOC103827644 gene encoding probable pectinesterase 68, protein MAQLGSFTYSLSHLFSVSLLVFIFHCLCFRFSFVAACSNSTEEQHHHHRKWVGPSGHKVITVSLDGHSQFRSVQDAVESIPKNNNMSIVIKIAPGFYREKVVVPATKPYITFKGAGRDVTVIEWHDRASDRGPDGQQLRTYQTASVTVFANYFSARNITFTNTAPAPMPGMQGWQAVAFRISGDKAYFSGCGFYGAQDTLCDDAGRHYFKECYIEGSIDFIFGNGRSMYKDCELHSIASRFGSIAAHGRTCPEEKTGFTFVGCRVTGTGPLYVGRAMGQYSRIVYAYTYFDALVAHGGWDDWDHKSNKSKTAFFGVYNCYGPGAAATTGVSWARALDYESAHPFIAKSFVNGRHWIAPRDV, encoded by the exons ATGGCGCAACTCGGATCTTTTACTTATTCCCTTAGTCATCTCTTTTCAGTTTCTCTCttagttttcatatttcattgCTTATGTTTTCGTTTCTCATTTGTTGCAGCTTGTTCAAACTCCACCGAAGAGCAGCACCATCACCACCGGAAATGGGTGGGTCCCTCAGGTCACAAAGTCATCACCGTCTCACTTGACGGCCACTCTCAGTTTCGCTCCGTCCAAGACGCTGTGGAATCCATACCAAAGAACAATAACATGAGTATCGTTATCAAGATTGCTCCAGGATTTTATCG AGAGAAAGTGGTGGTTCCAGCGACAAAACCGTACATAACGTTTAAAGGAGCGGGTCGGGACGTGACGGTTATAGAGTGGCACGACCGTGCCTCCGACCGTGGTCCTGACGGTCAACAGTTACGTACTTACCAAACAGCTTCCGTCACAGTCTTCGCTAATTATTTCTCGGCTAGAAACATTACCTTCACG AATACTGCGCCGGCACCAATGCCGGGAATGCAAGGATGGCAGGCGGTGGCATTTAGGATCTCTGGCGACAAAGCTTACTTTTCCGGCTGCGGATTTTACGGTGCACAAGACACTTTATGCGACGACGCAGGTCGTCACTACTTCAAGGAATGTTACATTGAAGGCTCTATCGACTTTATCTTCGGTAATGGCCGCTCCATGTATAAa GATTGTGAGTTGCATTCGATAGCGTCAAGGTTCGGGTCGATAGCGGCGCACGGGAGGACATGCCCGGAGGAGAAAACGGGTTTCACGTTCGTGGGTTGTCGGGTAACGGGGACGGGTCCTTTATACGTGGGCCGGGCCATGGGCCAATACTCACGCATCGTCTACGCCTACACCTACTTCGATGCTCTTGTTGCTCATGGTGGCTGGGACGATTGGGACCATAAATCCAATAAAAGCAA gaCAGCATTTTTCGGAGTGTACAATTGCTATGGGCCAGGAGCAGCAGCGACGACAGGAGTATCATGGGCCAGAGCTTTGGACTATGAGTCAGCCCATCCTTTTATAGCTAAGAGCTTCGTAAATGGGAGACATTGGATAGCTCCACGAGATGTTTAA